A genome region from Myxocyprinus asiaticus isolate MX2 ecotype Aquarium Trade chromosome 12, UBuf_Myxa_2, whole genome shotgun sequence includes the following:
- the LOC127448620 gene encoding protein mono-ADP-ribosyltransferase PARP3-like, whose product MAPKRRATSSAKAGGKKVKEEPQAPPKDKFTSAKEALKAAGSQVKGSSKPDSFCPLSKAEVHEDFDCMLNQTNIGHNNNKFYVIQVLVSGGRYYCWTRWGRVGESGQNNLAGPSNVDAAIKCFENKFKDKTKNNWSDRENFVSHSGKYTLIEVDGDQDAEVKVDTVDSGDVKMKNVQHVLPCTLDEATQRLIRFIFDNNMFKEAMTSMNLDIKKMPLGKLSKQQIAKGFEVLEEIEAAIKRVERNKLEDLTNKFFTIIPHNFGRNRPPVISDDSVLQSKKEMLLVLADIEVAQSLKAESEKAKEEMEDTVPHPVDQNYQSLKCNLTLLDKKSKEFKIIENYLNATEQKGLSIVDVWQVDRDTEAERFSENNALENRKLLWHGTNVAVVAAILKSGLRIMPHSGGRVGRGIYFASENIKSAGYVCPSNNIGIMFLNEVALGKEHTITSDNSSLRKAPAGYDSVVARGQQEPDPLKDVFIELDGKQVAVPQGKAIKQQQYERSTFWNSEYLIYKESQCRIRYLLELQFKSLWD is encoded by the exons ATGGCACCTAAGCGAAGGGCAACATCGAGTGCTAAAGCTGGAGGGAAGAAGGTAAAGGAGGAGCCCCAAGCTCCACCAAAGGACAAGTTCACCTCTGCCAAAGAGGCCCTGAAGGCAGCGGGGTCACAGGTGAAGGGCTCAAGCAAACCAGACAGCTTTTGTCCTCTATCAAAAGCTGAG GTTCATGAAGATTTTGACTGTATGCTTAACCAAACCAATATcggacacaacaacaacaaattctATGTCATCCAAGTCTTAGTGTCTGGAGGGAGGTACTATTGCTGGACAAGATGGGGTAGAGTG GGAGAGTCGGGCCAAAACAATCTAGCTGGTCCATCTAATGTTGATGCAGccattaaatgttttgaaaataaatttaaagACAAGACCAAGAATAATTGGAGTGATCGAGAAAACTTTGTGTCACATTCAGGGAAGTACACATTGATAGAGGTCGATGGGGACCAGGATGCTGAAGTGAAG GTGGACACTGTAGACAGTGGAGATGTGAAGATGAAAAATGTACAACACGTTTTGCCTTGTACACTGGATGAGGCAACTCAAAGACTCATCCGGTTCATTTTCGACAACAACATGTTCAAAGAAGCCATGACGAGCATGAACCTGG ATATTAAGAAGATGCCACTGGGGAAGCTGAGCAAGCAGCAGATAGCTAAAGGCTTTGAGGTGTTGGAGGAGATTGAAGCTGCAATAAAGAGGGTGGAGCGGAACAAGTTAGAAGACCTCACTAACAAATTCTTTACCATCATTCCTCATAACTTTGGCCGCAACAGACCCCCTGTCATCTCTGATGATTCTGTCCTTCAGAGCAAGAAGGAGATGCTTTTG GTCCTTGCAGATATCGAGGTTGCCCAGAGTCTTAAAGCTGAGTCTGAGAAAGCCAAAGAAGAGATGGAGGACACGGTTCCTCATCCAGTAGATCAAAActaccagtctctcaaatgcaATCTTACTTTACTGGATAAGAAGTCCAAAGAATTTAAG aTTATTGAGAACTACTTGAATGCCACTGAACAAAAAGGGCTCTCTATAGTGGACGTCTGGCAAGTTGACAGAGACACAGAG GCTGAGCGCTTCAGTGAAAACAATGCTTTGGAGAACCGGAAGCTGCTGTGGCATGGAACAAATGTTGCAGTGGTTGCAGCCATTCTGAAGAGCGGCCTTCGCATTATGCCACATTCTGGTGGACGAGTGGGCAGGGGAATCTATTTTGCCTCTGAAAATATCAAATCTGCTGGATACG tCTGTCCATCCAACAACATTGGGATTATGTTTCTAAATGAAGTTGCTTTGGGAAAAGAGCACACCATCACAAGTGACAATTCCAGCTTAAGAAAGGCTCCTGCTGGCTATGACAGTGTAGTTGCACGTGGACAACAAGAACCAG ATCCTTTGAAAGATGTCTTTATTGAGTTGGATGGCAAACAGGTGGCAGTTCCTCAGGGAAAAGCCATAAAACAGCAGCAGTATGAGAGAAGTACCTTCTGGAACAGTGAGTACCTGATTTATAAGGAAAGTCAATGTCGCATCCGTTACCTTCTGGAGCTACAGTTCAAAAGTCTCTGGGACTGA
- the LOC127448622 gene encoding probable G-protein coupled receptor, whose product MERAIPGLMLGLLTNHTTSNDMSDQRSTTKPTPPSLEEVIHSESQIKDLVGLFCMVTLNLAALLGNSGVMVAIARAPHMKKYVFVCHLCAVDLLCAILLMPLGIVSSSPFFSTVAFTVLECQVYIFLNVFLICASILTVTAISIERYYYIVHPMRYEVKMTLNLALGVMVFIWVKSVLMALVTLLGWPSYGNQSSIAAAHCSLHWSHSRLRNVFAILFSVLCFLVPAVVIFTVYCNVYKVARTAARQHVPMPNWTANQAKRRSDSINSQTTMITTTRSLPHRLSPERVFGGRKAAITLVIIVGQFLICWLPYFSFHLYMSITTPLQSPGDIEEAVTWLAYSSFAVNPFFYGLLNRQIREELIKLRKCCASRPVELRASSHEGSIQENFLQFLQRTSSTAEITRHCCSNSSPKNTVDQGARLPGQIPEE is encoded by the coding sequence ATGGAGAGAGCCATACCAGGTCTGATGCTCGGTCTCCTGACCAATCACACGACTTCAAATGACATGTCCGACCAGCGGAGTACAACCAAGCCTACCCCTCCCAGTTTGGAGGAGGTCATCCACTCGGAATCCCAGATTAAGGATCTTGTTGGGCTATTTTGCATGGTAACCCTTAACCTTGCAGCCCTATTGGGCAACAGTGGAGTTATGGTGGCCATAGCCCGAGCCCCTCATATGAAGAAATATGTATTTGTGTGTCATCTTTGTGCAGTTGACTTGCTTTGTGCTATATTGTTGATGCCTCTTGGGATAGTGTCAAGTTCACCATTTTTCAGCACTGTGGCATTCACAGTTCTAGAGTGCCAGGTCTACATCTTTCTAAATGTGTTCCTCATATGTGCCTCTATTCTTACTGTGACTGCAATTAGTATAGAGCGCTACTACTACATTGTTCACCCTATGCGCTATGAGGTAAAGATGACTTTAAACCTTGCACTTGGTGTTATGGTCTTTATTTGGGTGAAATCTGTTTTGATGGCTTTGGTTACGCTTCTTGGTTGGCCATCATATGGGAACCAGAGCTCCATTGCAGCAGCCCATTGCTCTTTACACTGGAGCCACAGTCGCCTCAGAAATGTTTTTGCTATTCTCTTCAGTGTGCTCTGTTTCTTGGTTCCTGCCGTTGTGATCTTCACTGTATATTGCAATGTGTACAAAGTTGCACGAACAGCTGCCCGTCAGCACGTCCCGATGCCAAACTGGACAGCCAACCAAGCCAAGCGTCGCTCAGATTCTATCAACAGTCAGACCACTATGATAACCACCACCCGAAGCCTTCCCCATAGATTGTCTCCAGAGAGGGTCTTTGGGGGTAGAAAGGCTGCTATCACCCTGGTTATCATTGTGGGACAGTTTCTCATATGCTGGCTTCCATACTTCAGTTTCCACCTTTACATGTCTATCACCACCCCACTTCAGAGCCCAGGAGACATTGAAGAGGCTGTTACTTGGCTAGCGTACTCCTCCTTTGCAGTGAATCCGTTCTTTTATGGTCTTCTGAACAGACAGATCCGAGAGGAACTCATAAAACTAAGAAAATGTTGTGCCAGTAGACCTGTAGAACTTCGAGCCTCCAGTCATGAAGGTTCCATCCAGGAGAACTTCCTGCAGTTCCTGCAGAGGACCAGCAGCACAGCTGAGATCACCAGACATTGTTGTAGCAATTCCAGCCCAAAGAACACTGTGGACCAGGGTGCCAGGTTACCTGGCCAGATCCCTGAGGAATAA